One segment of Paenibacillus sp. FSL R7-0337 DNA contains the following:
- a CDS encoding DUF1697 domain-containing protein, giving the protein MNTYIAWLRGINVGGNKVIKMQDLKATLGILPFRNVRTYIQSGNVIFESEALTGDGLAEMISGKIQETFGFEVPVMIRSLEELEAVIAGNPFPQSEQEAYKRLYVSFLAAEPAAEALEKLRPYEDGADKLRVIGRELYAFYEVSVSESPLFKVPFDKLLGTALTARNWNTLNKVAVLARKP; this is encoded by the coding sequence GTGAATACATATATTGCATGGCTGCGCGGCATTAATGTCGGCGGCAACAAAGTGATCAAAATGCAGGACCTGAAGGCCACCCTCGGGATACTTCCATTCAGGAATGTACGCACCTACATCCAGAGCGGCAATGTTATATTTGAGAGTGAAGCGTTAACCGGCGACGGGCTGGCGGAGATGATTAGCGGGAAGATTCAGGAGACCTTCGGCTTTGAAGTACCGGTGATGATCCGTTCTCTGGAGGAGCTGGAGGCAGTTATTGCCGGCAATCCGTTCCCGCAGAGTGAGCAGGAAGCCTACAAGCGACTGTACGTCTCGTTCCTGGCAGCGGAGCCAGCCGCTGAAGCGCTGGAGAAACTCCGCCCCTATGAGGATGGAGCTGATAAGCTGCGGGTGATCGGCAGGGAGCTGTATGCCTTCTATGAAGTGAGTGTAAGCGAGTCGCCGCTGTTCAAGGTGCCGTTCGACAAGCTGCTGGGAACGGCGCTTACTGCTCGCAACTGGAACACCCTGAACAAGGTAGCCGTACTGGCCCGTAAGCCGTAA